In the genome of Gammaproteobacteria bacterium, the window CACGTACGCGCTGGATCCGCAAACGGCGCAGAACATCAAACGCCTGGCGCGTTCCTGGGGTGTATCGCAGGCAGAGGTGATTCGGCGCGCTGTGCGGCTGGCCGCCGAGCGGGAGGCGGCGCCGAAACTATCGCCAGCCGATGTCGTCGCGCACTACGCGGATCAGCCGTTGCCGCGGGATCGGGCGGAAACGCCGCAGTTGAT includes:
- a CDS encoding ribbon-helix-helix protein, CopG family, encoding MSIRSTYALDPQTAQNIKRLARSWGVSQAEVIRRAVRLAAEREAAPKLSPADVVAHYADQPLPRDRAETPQLIESMRRLRHEDDARRGDDTKS